In the Quercus lobata isolate SW786 chromosome 5, ValleyOak3.0 Primary Assembly, whole genome shotgun sequence genome, one interval contains:
- the LOC115989662 gene encoding protein SIEVE ELEMENT OCCLUSION B-like, whose translation MYYIPLDVNYAIITVVACTTQMCCLINDEGKPEELSLSSFSLKITATVDSLNLVIKRTKEIIAKLEDYRKLVKIMNNPRKITVVFNEMGFTSLVKQQVNLKEIETENVFLFFSDLDISENEISILNSIDNNKSMKDQYKIIWIPIVDWTVDQMQTKFEKLRSKMPNTWYRLPKFSFDLGIQYIKEKWEFKNRPIIVVMNSQGKVVHRDAYHMIALGINPLRPITGVPDSPLPNGEDSVGQILLGSLHIDILTWMKQEKYIFFYGGKDTVWIKQFKEQVYAMNQVFKPASISIELFYVEDKGEITLWKFWNGIESFFLGWNYIKNILLSGKDKKTESSTVMSTILKLLSYKTESTEWVVLCKGSKLVDSGHGTTILKVLKKYDPPCTISITPTFDFASSFLNYHREILKLPAEKPGCYHFDIAEDAGKITAAVMCPFCSDRMKLSSRFNCCHSAYRSTKNAQH comes from the exons ATGTACTATATCCCATTAGATGTTAACTATGCTATCATAACTGTGGTAGCTTGCACAACTCAGATGTGTTGCCTCATTAACGATGA GGGCAAACCAGAGGAACTATCACTATCGTCCTTCAGTTTGAAAATCACAGCCACTGTCGACTCATTGAATTTGGTTATAAAACGTACCAAGGAAATAATAG CGAAATTGGAGGATTACCGGAAGCTCGTGAAAATCATGAATAATCCTAGAAAAATCACCGTGGTCTTTAACGAGATGGGCTTCACGTCACTTGTTAAG CAACAGGTCAACCTTAAAGAAATTGAAACAGAGAAtgtctttttgttcttttccgACTTGGACATTAGcgaaaatgaaatttcaattcTCAATTCAATTGATAATAACAAAAGTATGAAGGATCAGTACAAAATTATATGGATCCCAATTGTGGACTGGACGGTTGATCAAATGCAAACAAAGTTCGAGAAGTTGCGGTCTAAGATGCCGAATACTTGGTACAGGTTGCCAAAATTTTCATTCGATTTAGGTATCCAGTACATTAAGGAGAAGTGGGAATTCAAGAATAGGCCTATCATTGTGGTGATGAACTCGCAAGGGAAGGTGGTTCACCGAGATGCATATCACATGATTGCATTGGGAATAAATCCCCTCCGTCCGATTACTGGGGTTCCAGACTCTCCACTGCCCAATGGAGAGGATTCAGTTGGACAGATTTTGCTTGGCAGCCTCCATATAGATATACTAACTtgg ATGAAGCAGGAGAAGTACATTTTCTTCTATGGAGGCAAGGATACAGTGTGGATTAAACAATTTAAAGAGCAAGTATATGCCATGAATCAGGTCTTTAAGCCTGCAAGTATTTCCATCGAGTTGTTTTACGTGGAAGATAAAGGGGAGATTACCCTATGGAAATTCTGGAACGGCATTGAGAGCTTTTTCCTCGGCTGGAACTACATCAAGAACATTTTACTCTCTGGGAAAGATAAGAAAACCGAATCGTCCACCGTGATGTCAACAATCCTTAAGTTACTTTCCTACAAGACTGAGAGTACCGAATGGGTTGTGCTGTGCAAAGGGTCTAAATTGGTGGACAGTGGTCATGGCACAACAATCCTGAAGGTCTTGAAGAAGTATGATCCGCCATGTACGATATCCATTACCCCTACATTTGACTTTGCAAGTTCATTCTTGAATTACCATAGAGAGATTCTAAAGCTTCCAGCTGAAAAACCTGGTTGCTACCACTTCGACATCGCTGAGGATGCTGGAAAGATCACAGCAGCTGTAATGTGCCCTTTCTGTTCGGACCGCATGAAGTTGTCTAGCAGGTTTAACTGCTGCCACAGTGCTTATCGTTCTACCAAGAACGCACAACACTAG